A single genomic interval of Salmo trutta chromosome 13, fSalTru1.1, whole genome shotgun sequence harbors:
- the serpinf2b gene encoding alpha-2-antiplasmin isoform X2, whose product MSLSLFRQDSRSPIFILSSLLPSVVSGWLFMDMDLHLLSLLLFCVCRPGLTNGEVSNDAPIPLVPLIPLMPSHPKEESGTSTPSTQEPPNTSPTSYTCTPPPLVTTSAPGGSSSEEDNQGQDGGCRAQARRPKSRQALAGAIQRLGMKLLGQMKTGPEQPNVIISPLSISLALSQLALGAMNETEELLMHHLHGDTLPCYHMSLHNFLERLRKSDLQVATRLYLQPGFEPKPEFVLQSQDAYDSEPVTLEGLAEVNEWVEKATNGKVTDFLTSLPPNLLLMLINAVHFKGEWKARFDPRFTSKDVFYVDDKHMVNVDMMMGPKYPLSLLIDNDLEAQVARFPFKNQMSLLIVMPMNGQVNVSALTAKLNISDLYNRLPRERSMQVKLPKFKLDYSQDLQEALTNIGMGELFASPNLAAIAEGPLLVSSVQHKSSMEISEEGAEAAAATSLVISRSNPSFTLNQPFFFALMDDKTQAPVFLGVITNPNPGAPAMQNSGGSANLDKVHYPIDDKNDKNDKNDKRYSHSFGGPPK is encoded by the exons ATGTCGCTCTCTCTTTTTAGACAGGATAGCAGGTCTCCCATCTTCATTTTGTCAAG CTTGTTACCCTCTGTTGTTTCAGGCTGGCTGTTCATGGACATGGACCTTCATCTACTATCACTCCTGTTGTTCTGTGTCTGCAGACCAGGACTAACT AATGGAGAGGTGTCAAATGATGCTCCAATCCCTCTGGTTCCTCTCATCCCATTGATGCCCAGCCACCCTAAAGAG GAATCAGGGACTTCAACCCCTAGTACACAGGAGCCTCCAAACACAAGTCCCACCTCATATACgtgcacccctcctcccctcgtGACGACCAGTGCCCCGGGCGGGAGCTCGTCTGAGGAGGATAATCAGGGACAGGATGGCGGTTGTAGGGCCCAGGCCCGCAGGCCAAAATCCAGGCAGGCCTTAGCTGGTGCCATCCAGAGGCTGGGCATGAAGCTCTTGGGCCAGATGAAGACAGGACCTGAGCAGCCCAATGTCATCATATCCCCCCTCAGCATATCCCTGGCACTCTCCCAGCTGGCTCTGG GAGCCATGAATGAGACAGAGGAGCTGTTGATGCACCATCTTCATGGTGACACTCTGCCCTGCTACCACATGTCTCTACACAACTTCCTGGAACGCCTCCGCAAGAGCGACCTGCAAGTGGCTACACGCCTCTACCTGCAACCAG GGTTTGAGCCCAAACCAGAGTTTGTTCTTCAGTCTCAGGATGCATATGACTCAGAGCCAGTGACCTTGGAAGGACTGGCTGAGGTCAACGAGTGGGTAGAGAAGGCCACTAATGGAAAAGTGACCGACTTCCTGACCAGTCTGCCACCCAATCTGCTTCTCATGCTCATCAATGCTGTTCACTTCAAAG GAGAATGGAAGGCTCGCTTCGACCCACGATTTACCTCCAAAGATGTCTTCTATGTTGACGACAAGCACATGGTCAATGTTGACATGATGATGGGGCCCAAATACCCCTTGAGTCTGCTCATTGATAATGATCTGGAGGCTCAG GTGGCTCGTTTCCCCTTCAAGAATCAGATGAGCCTGCTGATAGTGATGCCCATGAATGGCCAGGTGAACGTGTCAGCCCTCACAGCAAAGCTCAACATCTCTGACCTGTACAACCGCCTGCCCAGAGAGAGATCCATGCAGGTCAAGCTGCCCAAATTTAAACTGGACTACAGCCAGGACCTGCAGGAGGCTCTGACCAACATTG GTATGGGGGAATTGTTTGCTAGTCCCAACCTGGCTGCCATAGCTGAGGGCCCTCTGCTGGTATCTAGTGTACAGCACAAGTCCAGTATGGAGATCTCTGAGGAGGGAGCAGAGGCTGCTGCAGCTACCAGCCTTGTCATCTCACGGTCCAACCCCTCTTTCACTCTCAACCAGCCATTCTTCTTTGCCCTCATGGACGATAAGACACAAGCACCAGTCTTCCTGGGCGTCAtcaccaaccctaaccctggagcTCCTGCTATGCAGAATAGTGGAGGGTCTGCCAACCTAGATAAAGTACACTACCCCATTGATGACAAGAATGACAAGAATGACAAGAATGACAAGCGTTATAGTCACTCTTTTGGTGGGCCACCCAAGTAA
- the serpinf2b gene encoding alpha-2-antiplasmin isoform X3 — translation MDMDLHLLSLLLFCVCRPGLTQNGEVSNDAPIPLVPLIPLMPSHPKEESGTSTPSTQEPPNTSPTSYTCTPPPLVTTSAPGGSSSEEDNQGQDGGCRAQARRPKSRQALAGAIQRLGMKLLGQMKTGPEQPNVIISPLSISLALSQLALGAMNETEELLMHHLHGDTLPCYHMSLHNFLERLRKSDLQVATRLYLQPGFEPKPEFVLQSQDAYDSEPVTLEGLAEVNEWVEKATNGKVTDFLTSLPPNLLLMLINAVHFKGEWKARFDPRFTSKDVFYVDDKHMVNVDMMMGPKYPLSLLIDNDLEAQVARFPFKNQMSLLIVMPMNGQVNVSALTAKLNISDLYNRLPRERSMQVKLPKFKLDYSQDLQEALTNIGMGELFASPNLAAIAEGPLLVSSVQHKSSMEISEEGAEAAAATSLVISRSNPSFTLNQPFFFALMDDKTQAPVFLGVITNPNPGAPAMQNSGGSANLDKVHYPIDDKNDKNDKNDKRYSHSFGGPPK, via the exons ATGGACATGGACCTTCATCTACTATCACTCCTGTTGTTCTGTGTCTGCAGACCAGGACTAACT CAGAATGGAGAGGTGTCAAATGATGCTCCAATCCCTCTGGTTCCTCTCATCCCATTGATGCCCAGCCACCCTAAAGAG GAATCAGGGACTTCAACCCCTAGTACACAGGAGCCTCCAAACACAAGTCCCACCTCATATACgtgcacccctcctcccctcgtGACGACCAGTGCCCCGGGCGGGAGCTCGTCTGAGGAGGATAATCAGGGACAGGATGGCGGTTGTAGGGCCCAGGCCCGCAGGCCAAAATCCAGGCAGGCCTTAGCTGGTGCCATCCAGAGGCTGGGCATGAAGCTCTTGGGCCAGATGAAGACAGGACCTGAGCAGCCCAATGTCATCATATCCCCCCTCAGCATATCCCTGGCACTCTCCCAGCTGGCTCTGG GAGCCATGAATGAGACAGAGGAGCTGTTGATGCACCATCTTCATGGTGACACTCTGCCCTGCTACCACATGTCTCTACACAACTTCCTGGAACGCCTCCGCAAGAGCGACCTGCAAGTGGCTACACGCCTCTACCTGCAACCAG GGTTTGAGCCCAAACCAGAGTTTGTTCTTCAGTCTCAGGATGCATATGACTCAGAGCCAGTGACCTTGGAAGGACTGGCTGAGGTCAACGAGTGGGTAGAGAAGGCCACTAATGGAAAAGTGACCGACTTCCTGACCAGTCTGCCACCCAATCTGCTTCTCATGCTCATCAATGCTGTTCACTTCAAAG GAGAATGGAAGGCTCGCTTCGACCCACGATTTACCTCCAAAGATGTCTTCTATGTTGACGACAAGCACATGGTCAATGTTGACATGATGATGGGGCCCAAATACCCCTTGAGTCTGCTCATTGATAATGATCTGGAGGCTCAG GTGGCTCGTTTCCCCTTCAAGAATCAGATGAGCCTGCTGATAGTGATGCCCATGAATGGCCAGGTGAACGTGTCAGCCCTCACAGCAAAGCTCAACATCTCTGACCTGTACAACCGCCTGCCCAGAGAGAGATCCATGCAGGTCAAGCTGCCCAAATTTAAACTGGACTACAGCCAGGACCTGCAGGAGGCTCTGACCAACATTG GTATGGGGGAATTGTTTGCTAGTCCCAACCTGGCTGCCATAGCTGAGGGCCCTCTGCTGGTATCTAGTGTACAGCACAAGTCCAGTATGGAGATCTCTGAGGAGGGAGCAGAGGCTGCTGCAGCTACCAGCCTTGTCATCTCACGGTCCAACCCCTCTTTCACTCTCAACCAGCCATTCTTCTTTGCCCTCATGGACGATAAGACACAAGCACCAGTCTTCCTGGGCGTCAtcaccaaccctaaccctggagcTCCTGCTATGCAGAATAGTGGAGGGTCTGCCAACCTAGATAAAGTACACTACCCCATTGATGACAAGAATGACAAGAATGACAAGAATGACAAGCGTTATAGTCACTCTTTTGGTGGGCCACCCAAGTAA
- the serpinf2b gene encoding alpha-2-antiplasmin isoform X1, with protein MSLSLFRQDSRSPIFILSSLLPSVVSGWLFMDMDLHLLSLLLFCVCRPGLTQNGEVSNDAPIPLVPLIPLMPSHPKEESGTSTPSTQEPPNTSPTSYTCTPPPLVTTSAPGGSSSEEDNQGQDGGCRAQARRPKSRQALAGAIQRLGMKLLGQMKTGPEQPNVIISPLSISLALSQLALGAMNETEELLMHHLHGDTLPCYHMSLHNFLERLRKSDLQVATRLYLQPGFEPKPEFVLQSQDAYDSEPVTLEGLAEVNEWVEKATNGKVTDFLTSLPPNLLLMLINAVHFKGEWKARFDPRFTSKDVFYVDDKHMVNVDMMMGPKYPLSLLIDNDLEAQVARFPFKNQMSLLIVMPMNGQVNVSALTAKLNISDLYNRLPRERSMQVKLPKFKLDYSQDLQEALTNIGMGELFASPNLAAIAEGPLLVSSVQHKSSMEISEEGAEAAAATSLVISRSNPSFTLNQPFFFALMDDKTQAPVFLGVITNPNPGAPAMQNSGGSANLDKVHYPIDDKNDKNDKNDKRYSHSFGGPPK; from the exons ATGTCGCTCTCTCTTTTTAGACAGGATAGCAGGTCTCCCATCTTCATTTTGTCAAG CTTGTTACCCTCTGTTGTTTCAGGCTGGCTGTTCATGGACATGGACCTTCATCTACTATCACTCCTGTTGTTCTGTGTCTGCAGACCAGGACTAACT CAGAATGGAGAGGTGTCAAATGATGCTCCAATCCCTCTGGTTCCTCTCATCCCATTGATGCCCAGCCACCCTAAAGAG GAATCAGGGACTTCAACCCCTAGTACACAGGAGCCTCCAAACACAAGTCCCACCTCATATACgtgcacccctcctcccctcgtGACGACCAGTGCCCCGGGCGGGAGCTCGTCTGAGGAGGATAATCAGGGACAGGATGGCGGTTGTAGGGCCCAGGCCCGCAGGCCAAAATCCAGGCAGGCCTTAGCTGGTGCCATCCAGAGGCTGGGCATGAAGCTCTTGGGCCAGATGAAGACAGGACCTGAGCAGCCCAATGTCATCATATCCCCCCTCAGCATATCCCTGGCACTCTCCCAGCTGGCTCTGG GAGCCATGAATGAGACAGAGGAGCTGTTGATGCACCATCTTCATGGTGACACTCTGCCCTGCTACCACATGTCTCTACACAACTTCCTGGAACGCCTCCGCAAGAGCGACCTGCAAGTGGCTACACGCCTCTACCTGCAACCAG GGTTTGAGCCCAAACCAGAGTTTGTTCTTCAGTCTCAGGATGCATATGACTCAGAGCCAGTGACCTTGGAAGGACTGGCTGAGGTCAACGAGTGGGTAGAGAAGGCCACTAATGGAAAAGTGACCGACTTCCTGACCAGTCTGCCACCCAATCTGCTTCTCATGCTCATCAATGCTGTTCACTTCAAAG GAGAATGGAAGGCTCGCTTCGACCCACGATTTACCTCCAAAGATGTCTTCTATGTTGACGACAAGCACATGGTCAATGTTGACATGATGATGGGGCCCAAATACCCCTTGAGTCTGCTCATTGATAATGATCTGGAGGCTCAG GTGGCTCGTTTCCCCTTCAAGAATCAGATGAGCCTGCTGATAGTGATGCCCATGAATGGCCAGGTGAACGTGTCAGCCCTCACAGCAAAGCTCAACATCTCTGACCTGTACAACCGCCTGCCCAGAGAGAGATCCATGCAGGTCAAGCTGCCCAAATTTAAACTGGACTACAGCCAGGACCTGCAGGAGGCTCTGACCAACATTG GTATGGGGGAATTGTTTGCTAGTCCCAACCTGGCTGCCATAGCTGAGGGCCCTCTGCTGGTATCTAGTGTACAGCACAAGTCCAGTATGGAGATCTCTGAGGAGGGAGCAGAGGCTGCTGCAGCTACCAGCCTTGTCATCTCACGGTCCAACCCCTCTTTCACTCTCAACCAGCCATTCTTCTTTGCCCTCATGGACGATAAGACACAAGCACCAGTCTTCCTGGGCGTCAtcaccaaccctaaccctggagcTCCTGCTATGCAGAATAGTGGAGGGTCTGCCAACCTAGATAAAGTACACTACCCCATTGATGACAAGAATGACAAGAATGACAAGAATGACAAGCGTTATAGTCACTCTTTTGGTGGGCCACCCAAGTAA
- the serpinf2b gene encoding alpha-2-antiplasmin isoform X4: protein MDMDLHLLSLLLFCVCRPGLTNGEVSNDAPIPLVPLIPLMPSHPKEESGTSTPSTQEPPNTSPTSYTCTPPPLVTTSAPGGSSSEEDNQGQDGGCRAQARRPKSRQALAGAIQRLGMKLLGQMKTGPEQPNVIISPLSISLALSQLALGAMNETEELLMHHLHGDTLPCYHMSLHNFLERLRKSDLQVATRLYLQPGFEPKPEFVLQSQDAYDSEPVTLEGLAEVNEWVEKATNGKVTDFLTSLPPNLLLMLINAVHFKGEWKARFDPRFTSKDVFYVDDKHMVNVDMMMGPKYPLSLLIDNDLEAQVARFPFKNQMSLLIVMPMNGQVNVSALTAKLNISDLYNRLPRERSMQVKLPKFKLDYSQDLQEALTNIGMGELFASPNLAAIAEGPLLVSSVQHKSSMEISEEGAEAAAATSLVISRSNPSFTLNQPFFFALMDDKTQAPVFLGVITNPNPGAPAMQNSGGSANLDKVHYPIDDKNDKNDKNDKRYSHSFGGPPK from the exons ATGGACATGGACCTTCATCTACTATCACTCCTGTTGTTCTGTGTCTGCAGACCAGGACTAACT AATGGAGAGGTGTCAAATGATGCTCCAATCCCTCTGGTTCCTCTCATCCCATTGATGCCCAGCCACCCTAAAGAG GAATCAGGGACTTCAACCCCTAGTACACAGGAGCCTCCAAACACAAGTCCCACCTCATATACgtgcacccctcctcccctcgtGACGACCAGTGCCCCGGGCGGGAGCTCGTCTGAGGAGGATAATCAGGGACAGGATGGCGGTTGTAGGGCCCAGGCCCGCAGGCCAAAATCCAGGCAGGCCTTAGCTGGTGCCATCCAGAGGCTGGGCATGAAGCTCTTGGGCCAGATGAAGACAGGACCTGAGCAGCCCAATGTCATCATATCCCCCCTCAGCATATCCCTGGCACTCTCCCAGCTGGCTCTGG GAGCCATGAATGAGACAGAGGAGCTGTTGATGCACCATCTTCATGGTGACACTCTGCCCTGCTACCACATGTCTCTACACAACTTCCTGGAACGCCTCCGCAAGAGCGACCTGCAAGTGGCTACACGCCTCTACCTGCAACCAG GGTTTGAGCCCAAACCAGAGTTTGTTCTTCAGTCTCAGGATGCATATGACTCAGAGCCAGTGACCTTGGAAGGACTGGCTGAGGTCAACGAGTGGGTAGAGAAGGCCACTAATGGAAAAGTGACCGACTTCCTGACCAGTCTGCCACCCAATCTGCTTCTCATGCTCATCAATGCTGTTCACTTCAAAG GAGAATGGAAGGCTCGCTTCGACCCACGATTTACCTCCAAAGATGTCTTCTATGTTGACGACAAGCACATGGTCAATGTTGACATGATGATGGGGCCCAAATACCCCTTGAGTCTGCTCATTGATAATGATCTGGAGGCTCAG GTGGCTCGTTTCCCCTTCAAGAATCAGATGAGCCTGCTGATAGTGATGCCCATGAATGGCCAGGTGAACGTGTCAGCCCTCACAGCAAAGCTCAACATCTCTGACCTGTACAACCGCCTGCCCAGAGAGAGATCCATGCAGGTCAAGCTGCCCAAATTTAAACTGGACTACAGCCAGGACCTGCAGGAGGCTCTGACCAACATTG GTATGGGGGAATTGTTTGCTAGTCCCAACCTGGCTGCCATAGCTGAGGGCCCTCTGCTGGTATCTAGTGTACAGCACAAGTCCAGTATGGAGATCTCTGAGGAGGGAGCAGAGGCTGCTGCAGCTACCAGCCTTGTCATCTCACGGTCCAACCCCTCTTTCACTCTCAACCAGCCATTCTTCTTTGCCCTCATGGACGATAAGACACAAGCACCAGTCTTCCTGGGCGTCAtcaccaaccctaaccctggagcTCCTGCTATGCAGAATAGTGGAGGGTCTGCCAACCTAGATAAAGTACACTACCCCATTGATGACAAGAATGACAAGAATGACAAGAATGACAAGCGTTATAGTCACTCTTTTGGTGGGCCACCCAAGTAA